A portion of the Trachemys scripta elegans isolate TJP31775 chromosome 9, CAS_Tse_1.0, whole genome shotgun sequence genome contains these proteins:
- the HTATSF1 gene encoding HIV Tat-specific factor 1 (The sequence of the model RefSeq protein was modified relative to this genomic sequence to represent the inferred CDS: added 21 bases not found in genome assembly), which produces MSGGGGGSDGNEEFYQQLRLQQLYEARRSGEGEPDPFTYVDPADGTAYEWDRDKKAWFPKVTEDFLATYHANYGFPTDSLDSSSASKTESKPAVDSRTAGAQQSTNKKAPQQTDSKQKGEKRKLDAGWFHVEEDKNTNVYVTGLPPDITKDEFIQVMSKCGIIMRDPQTEEHKIKLYKDKQGNLKGDGLCCYLKRESVELALRLLDEDEIRGYKLHVEVAKFQLKGEYDASKKKKKCKDYKKRLSQQQKQLDWRPEKKDATVRKRHERVVIIRNMFHPKDFEEDPLVLNEIREDLRTECEKFGEVKKVLLFDRHPDGVASVSFKEPEEADLCIQALHGRWFGGRQLSAETWDGTTDYQVEETSREREERLKLWGSFLGESDAEKQKIAAASNSAASSVQLPEDQPSKDNGTSKGDVNDEAHKREDNGEGINEDGTPSTDSSLAGSDDETDT; this is translated from the exons TCGGACGGGAACGAGGAGTTCTACCAGCAGCTGCGGCTCCAGCAGCTGTACGAGGCCCGCCGCAGCGGCGAGGGCGAGCCCGACCCCTTCACCTACGTGGACCCGGCGGACGGGACGGCCTACGAGTGGGACCGAGACAAGAAGGCCTGGTTCCCTAAG GTGACTGAAGACTTCCTGGCAACGTATCATGCTAACTATGGCTTCCCTACAGATAGTTTAGACAGTTCCTCTGCTTCAAAGACTGAAAGTAAGCCAGCTGTGGATTCTAGGACAGCAGGAGCACAGCAGTCAACAAATAAAAAAGCACCCCAACAAACAGATTCtaaacaaaaaggagaaaaaagaaaacttgACGCAG GATGGTTTCATGTTGAAGAAGACAAAAACACAAATGTGTATGTGACGG GTTTGCCTCCAGACATTACAAAGGATGAGTTTATACAGGTTATGTCAAAGTGTGGTATCATTATGCGAGATCCTCAGACGGAAGAACATAAAATTAAACTTTATAAAGACAAGCAAGGAAATCTTAAAGGAGATGGCCTCTGTTGTTATCTCAAG CGAGAATCAGTTGAGCTTGCATTAAGACTTCTGGATGAGGATGAGATTAGAGGCTACAAATTGCATGTTGAAGTAGCAAAGTTTCAACTAAAGGGGGAGTATGATGcaagcaaaaagaagaagaaatgcaaaGACTACAAGAAGAGGCTGTCTCAACAACAAAA ACAGTTGGATTGGAGGCCTGAGAAGAAAGATGCAACAGTTCGAAAGCGACATGAGCGTGTTGTTATCATCAGGAACATGTTCCACCCAAAGGACTTTGAG GAAGATCCTTTAGTACTGAATGAGATTAGGGAAGACCTACGGACAGAATGTGAAAAGTTTGGAGAAGTAAAGAAGGTTCTCTTATTTGAT CGACACCCAGATGGTGTGGCCTCTGTTTCGTTTAAAGAACCGGAGGAAGCTGATCTGTGCATACAAGCTCTCCATGGAAGGTGGTTTGGTGGTCGTCAGCTAAGTGCTGAAACATGGGATGGTACAACAGATTATCAG gtggaagagacctcaagagaaCGAGAGGAAAGGCTCAAGTTGTGGGGGTCGTTTTTAGGAGAGTCTGATGCAGAGAAGCAGAAAATTGCAGCTGCTTCAAATTCTGCAGCTAGTAGCGTGCAACTGCCTGAAGATCAGCCTTCAAAAGATAATGGCACATCTAAAGGTGATGTGAATGATGAAGCTCATAAGAGAGAGGATAATGGTGAAGGCATTAATGAAGATGGCACTCCATCAACAGACAGCAGCCTTGCAGGCAGTGATGATGAAACAGATACATAA